A region of Pyxidicoccus parkwaysis DNA encodes the following proteins:
- a CDS encoding nucleotidyltransferase family protein: MKAGIVLLAAGGSSRLGRPKQLLLHQGKTLVRRAAETAIAAECGPVVVVLGAHREAVAAELTGLPVHLVEHADWAAGPGGSLVAGVRALTETSSVDAVLIMLCDQLRVDSAHLTSLVDTWKRTGSAVVASSYDGTRGVPALFSRAVLPELEALTPEQGARGVIARDSSRVAEVGLPGGGEDVDTVADLARLR; encoded by the coding sequence GTGAAGGCCGGCATCGTGCTGCTGGCCGCAGGGGGTTCGTCGCGGCTGGGCCGTCCGAAGCAGCTGCTGCTTCATCAAGGCAAGACGCTGGTGCGTCGTGCCGCGGAGACGGCCATCGCGGCGGAGTGCGGCCCCGTCGTCGTGGTCCTCGGTGCGCACCGCGAGGCCGTGGCCGCCGAGCTCACCGGCCTGCCCGTGCACCTCGTGGAGCACGCGGACTGGGCAGCCGGTCCCGGTGGCTCGCTCGTCGCGGGCGTGCGCGCGCTCACGGAGACTTCCTCCGTGGACGCCGTGCTCATCATGCTGTGCGACCAGCTCCGCGTGGACTCCGCGCACCTTACGTCCCTGGTGGACACGTGGAAGCGCACGGGCTCGGCCGTAGTGGCGTCCTCGTACGACGGCACCCGGGGCGTGCCCGCGCTGTTCTCCCGCGCCGTGCTCCCCGAATTGGAAGCCCTCACTCCCGAGCAGGGCGCGCGCGGCGTCATTGCCCGCGATTCCTCGCGCGTGGCGGAAGTCGGCCTGCCCGGTGGGGGTGAGGACGTGGACACCGTGGCGGACCTCGCACGCTTGCGGTGA
- a CDS encoding class I SAM-dependent methyltransferase, whose product MTHAGNSGPRSQWNSRFSVQEYVYGTKPNDFLAESAASLPPAPARVLSLGEGEGRNAVYLASLGHEVTAVDASDVGLRKAERLAAERGVSLKTVVSDLADFTFAPGAWDAVVSIFCHLPMPLRRQVHRAAAASLRPGGVLILEAYTPAQLAMRTGGPPLRELLYTAEELREDFEGLELPILRERERDVVEGKLHTGRAAVVQVLGRKPAG is encoded by the coding sequence ATGACCCACGCCGGCAACTCCGGTCCGCGCTCGCAGTGGAACTCCCGCTTCTCCGTGCAGGAGTACGTGTACGGGACGAAGCCCAATGACTTCCTCGCGGAGTCCGCGGCGTCGCTGCCACCGGCGCCCGCGCGTGTGCTCAGCCTCGGTGAGGGCGAGGGACGCAATGCCGTGTACCTCGCGTCGCTCGGGCACGAGGTAACGGCGGTGGACGCGTCGGACGTGGGGCTGCGCAAGGCGGAGCGGCTGGCGGCGGAGCGCGGCGTGTCGTTGAAGACGGTGGTGAGCGACCTGGCCGACTTCACCTTCGCGCCGGGCGCATGGGACGCCGTCGTCTCCATCTTCTGCCACCTGCCCATGCCGCTGCGCCGGCAGGTACACCGGGCCGCGGCCGCGAGCCTGCGTCCGGGAGGCGTGTTGATTCTGGAGGCGTACACGCCGGCCCAGCTCGCCATGCGCACGGGCGGGCCGCCCCTGCGCGAATTGCTCTACACCGCCGAGGAGCTGCGCGAGGACTTCGAGGGACTGGAGTTGCCCATCCTCCGCGAGCGGGAACGGGACGTGGTGGAGGGGAAGCTCCACACGGGCCGCGCCGCGGTGGTGCAGGTGCTGGGGCGAAAGCCCGCTGGCTGA
- a CDS encoding BON domain-containing protein encodes MAYRDYENRRYLGDDRDRWGARERDFDDGGYRGGEPTQRMERGPWQGGQGYVGSGSGRGYEDYGRNPREDSSRYYSRDSERDYNSGYGRDYNTGYNYNPGANFQGNPNPGYGRMQGLSGNDWNARPGYGQYSVPGTFGGGSERDLGYDRGQDRGFGTYVARDRNDGLHLRRDQDERGPFERLGDKFREGMRKLGKGPKAYTRPDERIREDIYDRLMHGWVNAEDVEVLVKNGEVTLTGFVEERRDKRVIEDLIEDVLGVKDVHNQLKVSRPETLGATATQGTTPTKVARS; translated from the coding sequence ATGGCGTACAGGGACTACGAGAATCGTCGCTACCTCGGAGACGACCGGGACCGCTGGGGAGCCCGGGAGCGGGATTTCGACGACGGCGGCTACCGTGGCGGTGAGCCGACGCAGAGAATGGAGCGTGGCCCGTGGCAGGGCGGCCAGGGGTACGTGGGCAGCGGCTCCGGCCGCGGCTACGAGGATTACGGCCGCAACCCGCGCGAGGACTCCAGCCGCTACTACAGCCGTGACTCCGAGCGCGACTACAACTCCGGCTACGGCCGGGACTACAACACCGGTTACAACTACAACCCGGGAGCCAATTTCCAAGGAAACCCCAACCCCGGCTACGGCCGCATGCAAGGCCTCAGCGGCAATGACTGGAACGCCCGCCCGGGCTACGGGCAGTACAGCGTCCCGGGCACCTTCGGCGGCGGGTCCGAGAGAGACCTCGGCTACGACCGGGGCCAGGACCGCGGCTTCGGCACCTACGTGGCGAGGGACAGGAACGACGGGCTCCACCTGCGCCGAGACCAGGACGAGCGCGGCCCCTTCGAGCGGCTCGGAGACAAGTTCCGCGAGGGCATGCGCAAGCTGGGCAAGGGCCCCAAGGCGTACACGCGCCCGGATGAGCGCATCCGCGAGGACATCTACGACCGGCTGATGCACGGGTGGGTGAACGCCGAGGACGTCGAAGTCCTGGTGAAGAACGGCGAAGTCACCCTCACGGGCTTCGTCGAGGAACGCCGCGACAAGCGCGTCATCGAGGACCTCATCGAGGACGTGCTCGGCGTGAAGGACGTCCACAACCAACTCAAGGTGAGCCGCCCCGAGACGCTCGGCGCCACCGCGACGCAGGGCACCACGCCCACCAAGGTGGCTCGCTCGTAG
- a CDS encoding phosphate ABC transporter substrate-binding protein, translated as MKNIFASLCTLALCAVVIGCKGGDKEPAAGEAKPEASAPKAGGNALTVKGSDTMVILGQQWAEAFMKAHPDQRIQVTGGGSGTGIAALLNGTTEIAMSSRTIKPAEAQQVQARHKVEAKQTAVARDGVTFYVNEANPLRALSLEQLQAIYLGDAKNWKDVGGPDAPIVVYSRENSSGTYVFVKDEVLKGQDFTSEALTLPGTAAVVNAVSKEKWGIGFGGAAYGKGIRELAVKVGSDEVGPTEENIQSGRYPLSRDLFFYTRGEATGLAKTFIDFALSPEGQAIVTKVGYFPLKK; from the coding sequence ATGAAGAACATCTTCGCCTCCCTGTGTACCCTCGCGCTGTGCGCTGTCGTCATCGGCTGCAAGGGGGGTGACAAGGAGCCGGCGGCGGGTGAGGCGAAGCCCGAGGCGAGCGCGCCGAAGGCGGGCGGCAACGCGCTCACCGTCAAGGGCAGCGACACCATGGTCATCCTCGGCCAGCAGTGGGCCGAGGCCTTCATGAAGGCGCACCCGGACCAGCGCATCCAGGTGACGGGCGGCGGCTCAGGCACGGGCATCGCGGCGCTGCTCAACGGCACCACCGAGATTGCGATGTCCAGCCGCACCATCAAACCGGCCGAGGCGCAGCAGGTGCAGGCGCGCCACAAGGTGGAGGCGAAGCAGACGGCGGTGGCGCGCGACGGCGTCACCTTCTACGTCAACGAGGCCAACCCGCTGCGCGCGCTCAGCCTGGAGCAGCTCCAGGCCATCTACCTGGGGGACGCGAAGAACTGGAAGGACGTGGGCGGGCCGGACGCGCCCATCGTCGTCTACTCGCGTGAGAACTCGTCGGGCACGTACGTCTTCGTGAAGGATGAGGTGCTGAAGGGCCAGGACTTCACCTCCGAGGCACTGACGCTGCCGGGCACGGCCGCGGTGGTGAACGCGGTGTCCAAGGAGAAGTGGGGCATCGGCTTCGGCGGCGCGGCATACGGCAAGGGCATCCGCGAGCTGGCGGTGAAGGTGGGCAGCGACGAGGTGGGGCCGACGGAGGAGAACATCCAGTCCGGCCGCTACCCGCTCAGTCGGGACTTGTTCTTCTACACGCGCGGCGAGGCGACCGGCCTGGCGAAGACGTTCATCGACTTCGCGCTGTCTCCCGAGGGCCAGGCCATCGTCACCAAGGTGGGCTACTTCCCGCTGAAGAAGTAG
- a CDS encoding XdhC family protein has product MKDLDAILRARQRARGPLVLATVVAVSGSSYRKPGARMLMSEDGWLAGGVSGGCLESDIVRKAFFWTSTGPRLLRYDSTGDNAEDEGSLSFALGCNGVVDVLLERCEPGPMDALAFAATERGSGRRAVVATVYRGPANAVGSRLLVREDGTAEGDLSGALRDAVHEAAREALEAGQTWSGPCGGADVLVEVVEPPHPLVLFGSGFDVAPVVTQAASLGWQVTVVADRPAETLRRRFPLAHAVVSAKARDAVDALTLSPRTLAVLMTHSLPMDRELLPRLLPRTLRYLGVLGPRSRTDRLLAELPVTPTAAQLEKLHAPVGLDLGAEGAEEIALSIVAELQAVVSEREGGKLRDRRAPIHSVAPPPARKLA; this is encoded by the coding sequence GTGAAAGACCTCGACGCCATCCTCCGCGCCCGGCAGCGCGCTCGTGGCCCGCTGGTGCTGGCCACCGTCGTCGCCGTGTCCGGCTCGTCGTACCGGAAGCCGGGGGCCCGCATGCTGATGAGCGAGGACGGGTGGCTGGCCGGTGGCGTGAGCGGCGGATGCCTGGAGTCCGACATCGTTCGCAAGGCCTTCTTCTGGACGAGCACCGGGCCTCGCCTGCTGCGCTACGACTCCACCGGCGACAACGCCGAGGACGAGGGCAGCCTGTCCTTCGCGCTCGGGTGCAACGGCGTGGTGGACGTGCTGCTGGAGCGCTGCGAGCCCGGCCCCATGGATGCGCTCGCCTTCGCCGCAACGGAGCGCGGCTCGGGACGCCGTGCGGTGGTCGCCACGGTGTACCGGGGGCCCGCGAATGCGGTGGGCTCGCGGCTGCTGGTGCGCGAGGACGGCACGGCGGAGGGAGACCTTTCCGGCGCGCTGCGAGACGCCGTGCACGAAGCCGCTCGCGAGGCGCTGGAGGCGGGGCAGACCTGGAGCGGCCCGTGTGGAGGCGCGGACGTGCTCGTGGAGGTGGTGGAGCCGCCACACCCGCTGGTGCTCTTCGGCAGCGGCTTCGATGTGGCGCCCGTGGTGACGCAGGCCGCGAGCCTCGGCTGGCAGGTCACCGTCGTGGCGGACAGGCCCGCGGAGACACTGCGGCGCAGGTTTCCCCTCGCGCACGCGGTGGTGTCGGCGAAGGCGCGCGACGCGGTGGATGCGCTGACGTTGTCTCCGCGCACGCTCGCGGTGCTGATGACGCACAGCCTGCCCATGGACCGCGAGCTGCTGCCCCGGCTGTTGCCGAGGACGCTGCGCTACCTCGGAGTGCTCGGACCCCGCTCGCGCACGGACCGGTTGCTCGCGGAGCTGCCCGTCACTCCGACGGCCGCGCAGTTGGAGAAGCTGCACGCGCCGGTGGGATTGGATTTGGGCGCGGAGGGCGCGGAGGAGATTGCGCTGTCCATCGTCGCCGAGCTGCAAGCGGTGGTTTCGGAGCGCGAGGGCGGAAAGCTGCGCGACCGGAGGGCACCCATTCACTCCGTGGCGCCTCCTCCTGCTCGGAAGCTGGCGTGA
- a CDS encoding RNase H family protein produces the protein MESRATLVFTDGACSGNPGPGGWGVIIVTPDGQVTELGGHEEDTTNNRMELTGAGKALRHLERTPGPLHIYTDSTYVIQGITRWAFGWAKRGWKTADGGDVANAAYWKRLMALLAERKKTFSGEEAAVDWRYIRGHSGVPANERVDEIAVAYSKRKTPVLYSGPLQAYGIAVMDLPEDTSVPEKSPGERSSSGSKKAYSYLSEVGRTVKRHSTWAACERRVKGVAGARFKKTRSAQEEAQVLEEWGVKPQDVQAED, from the coding sequence ATGGAGAGTCGCGCCACGCTGGTGTTCACCGACGGTGCCTGTTCCGGCAACCCCGGCCCGGGAGGCTGGGGCGTCATCATCGTCACGCCCGACGGTCAGGTGACGGAGCTCGGCGGCCACGAGGAGGACACCACCAACAACCGCATGGAGCTCACCGGCGCGGGCAAGGCGCTGCGCCACCTGGAGCGCACGCCGGGGCCGCTGCACATCTACACGGACTCCACCTACGTCATCCAGGGCATCACCCGCTGGGCCTTCGGCTGGGCGAAGCGCGGATGGAAGACCGCCGACGGCGGCGACGTGGCCAACGCCGCGTACTGGAAGCGGCTCATGGCCCTGCTCGCCGAGCGCAAGAAGACCTTCTCCGGCGAGGAGGCCGCCGTCGACTGGAGGTACATCCGGGGCCACTCGGGCGTGCCCGCCAACGAGCGCGTGGACGAAATCGCTGTCGCCTACTCGAAGCGCAAGACGCCCGTGCTCTACTCCGGCCCGCTGCAGGCCTATGGCATCGCGGTGATGGACCTCCCCGAGGACACGTCCGTCCCCGAGAAGTCGCCCGGCGAGCGCTCCAGCTCCGGCTCCAAGAAGGCGTACTCGTACCTGAGTGAGGTGGGCCGCACCGTGAAGCGCCACTCCACCTGGGCCGCGTGCGAGCGCCGCGTGAAGGGCGTGGCGGGCGCCCGCTTCAAGAAGACGCGGAGCGCCCAGGAAGAGGCCCAGGTGCTGGAGGAGTGGGGCGTGAAGCCCCAGGACGTCCAGGCCGAGGACTGA